From Capricornis sumatraensis isolate serow.1 chromosome 19, serow.2, whole genome shotgun sequence:
CTTCAGGGGCCTCTTCAACTGGTGGAGCCTGAACCTCTGGGGGCTCTCCTGCAGGGGCCTCCTCAGCTGGTGGAGACTGAACTTCTGGAGCTGCTTCTTCAGGGGACTCTTCAGCTGGTGGAGACTGAACCTCTGGGGCCTCTTCTACAGGGGCCTCCTCAGCTGGTGGAGGCTCAGTGTCAGCTGGGGCCTCTTCTGCAGGGGACTCCACTGCTGGTGAAAGTTGAAGTTCTGGGGCCTCATGTATAGGAGCCTCTTCAGCTGAAGGAGGCTGAACTTCAGTAAGAGGCTCTTTTAAAAGAGTCTCTTCTGATGAGGTGGCCTCTACTTTAGCATGGGCCTCATATTCAGCAATGTCTTCCACTGGGGAAGGCTGTATTTCAACAGGAGCCTCTTCAGCAGGAGGCTCTTCTGAAAGAGGCTCTTCATCTGGCATAGGCTCTACTTTAGCAGGAGCCTCATCTCCAGGAGCCTCTTCAGTTGGGGAAGGCTGTACTTCAAGAGGAGCCTCTTCAGCTGGTGGAGGCTGAACTTCCACAGGAAGCTCTTCTGCGGTAATCTTATCTAGTGGAAGTTGTTCTTCAGCAGAGATCTCTTCTGCAGCAGGAGGCTGTACTTCAACTGGAACATCTTTCTCATCTTCTAAAGGTACAGGAGACTCTTTTTTGGTTGGTGAAATAGATAATGTTCTGCTAATACTTTGCTGCCGAATTTCTTCATTGCTACTTGTTGTGGGTTGAAATTCAGGATGCTCACTGACAAAAATATTCCCTGAAGATCTGTGCTTCTGTCCACCTTCCTTTGACTTTGAAAAAGAATTAGCCGGCCATCCAATAACCACTATTTCTGATTCACTGAAGTATGTCTGCTGTTCCTTGTCTAGTTTCTCTTTTTGAGGAAAGTTCATCATTGTCCAGTCTCCAGTACAAGTAGTCTGCTGAGATCTGTCTGTCTTGACTTGAACAGAGTATCTGCTTGGTGGAACTTCTACTTCCTGAACACTCTCTGGAAATTCAGGACCTACTCCAACAGCAGCTGGCTTCTCCTCAGGTATCACTGCTTCACAAACTAACTTGacttctccttttttctcttctacaATAGCTTCTGTCTGCACAGACTTATCAGCCATATCCTGTACATGCTTTCTTTTTATCCAAGTTTGCTGAAGTTGAGAAGATACTCTATGACATTCATAGTTTAATTTGCTTCCAGGAATATTACCAATACTAAAGGCAGCTTTGGGGCAAGATGATTGTGGTATAGacaattgtttctttttctctgtcactTCAGTCTGCTGGGATGTATCTACCATGGGCTGGCTGGGTCGTCTTCTCTTTCGAATTTCTTGCCTGCCTGCTGAGATAGACTGTTCAGATTCAtccttttcttccatttctaagACTGGTAGATTTCAAACGTATTAACCTTCAAGTAAATTAACCATCAGGAATGACAAATGTACCAGATACTTAAGCCTTTGCCTTCCTCATTAAGTGCTCTTCTGTTGAGCTCCCTCAGGAAAAAGTTAGTTCATAAATTATTACATTCTGTACTACACTCCGGTTGGATCCCACCTCATTTAGTAAGCATCTTTCCTGTTTAATCTCTGGTATGACTAAATATAACTTCTAGAAGTTTTACTAAGAGTCTATGACATCACAGCCAATGGTCACTGCAAGGTTCCATCAGTGATATATCCAGAACCTTTTAACCTGGTAAACAACTCACAGATGCTGGCCACAAGTGAGAAATCTACTGCTTGAAACAAGTTGAAAACAAGCATTTGTCTAGCAGAGGAATATGAATTAAACTCTGGTAATGCTGCTTTGTTTTAGTtggagttgatgcttttgaacttttaatTCTGTTTCCTTCATCCTACTGTTAAAGACAGATATAATGCAGAATTCAGAATTCTGCAGTGTATTTGCAATTGTTTGAGAAAACAACTGGGAAAATATGTGTGGCAATGTTCTatcaatatatattcatataatttgAGGGAAAGTTAATATTGTTTGAAAAGCTTGAGTTCTGAAATCCATACCCATGTAAGTTCATTATCTCCTTAGTATTCAGTAACCACAGGAGCCTACTATTAATGTTTATATACATGCATGGCATGTTTGCCTTCTGAAATAACTTGAGATAGTCTAATTTTCAATTATCTCAGAAAATAGTTCCACCCAAAGTTtgacaaataaaataatgttGAGTCTAAATACAtgtcaagtggaaaaaaaatgcatttttttgatGCAACCAGTATATACTCTGCTGAATAACTACATGGGAATGAATTCCCATCGAAGATGAAATCATTAAATTGAAGCTTTGAAAAAGAGAAATCCCAGTTAAGCATACTGTAAATGGAATtataatagatttaaaatataaataaactttaaCATACATCACACAAAAATTTTACAAGAAAGATGAATTGGTCAAAAGATGTGCAAAATCCTATTCCTTTAGTCTaagaaatgttcagttcagttgctcagtcgtgtccaactctttgcgaccccatgaatcacagcacaccaggcctccctgtccatcaccaactcctggagttcactcagactcacgtccatcgagtccgtgatgccatccagccatctcatcctctgttgtccccttctcctcctgcccccaatccctcccagcatcagagtcttttccaatgagtcaactctttgcatgaggtggacaaagtactggaatttcagctttagcatcattccttccaaagaacacccaggactaggctcctttaagatggactggttggatttctttgcagtccaagggactctcaagagtcttctccaacaccacagttcaaaagcatcaactcatcggcgctcagctttcttcacagtccaactctcacatccatacatgaccacaggaaaaaccatagccttgactagacggaccttagtcggcaaagtattgtctctgcttttgaatatgctatctaggttggtcataacttttcttccaaggagtaagcatcttttaatttcatgggtgcagtcaccatctacagtgatttgggagccccccccaaataaagtctgatactgtttccactgtttccccatctatttcccataaagtggtgggaccagatgccatgatcttcgttttctgaatgttgaactttaagccaacattttcactctctactttcactttcatcaagagactttttagttcctcttcactttctgccataagcgtggtgtcatctgcatatctgagcttattgatatttctcctggcaatcttgattccagcttgtgtttcttccagcccagcatttctcatgatgtactctgcatataagttaaataagcagggtgacagtatacagccttgacgtattccttttcctatttggaaccagtgtgttgttccattgtccagttctaactgttgcttcctgacctgcatacagatttctcaagaggcaggtcaggtggtctggtattcccatctctttcagaattttccacagttgattgtgatccacacagtcaaaggccttggcagagtcaataaagcagaaatagatctctttttggaagtctcttgctttttccatgatccagtggatgttggcaatttgatctctggttcgtctgccttttctaaaaccagcttgaacatctggaagttcacggttcacatattgctgaagcctggcttggagaattttgagcattactttactagcatgtgaggtgaatGCAATTGTTAATGAAAagcaaatagactttaaaaaaatgtagtcaCAAGAGACAATGTAATAAACATACCTAAACAATTATTATGACTTCATTAACCTAAGAATATGTTTAAAttcctaatattttaaaagtttagtcaTAACCAGAGATTACCACAGAAGGAGGAGGTGGGATACTAAATGAGGTTGGACTCTAAATGAGGTGGGATCCAACAGGAGTTCAGTACAGAATGTAATAATTTATGAACTAATTTTTTCTGAGGTAGCTCAGTAGAAGAACACTTAATAAGGAAAGCAAAGGCTTAAGTATCTGGTACATTTGTCATTCCTGATGATTAATTACTTGAAGGTTAATAAGTTTTTAATcctagccaaataaataagcacCTTCCACACTCTTTGATCCAGCCCCTAAAGCACCCTCTCTCTAAACAAGGAACAGTGAATACTTGTTGGGTGTAATTGGGAGGAATGCAATTACAAACCACGCTGCCTGTCCTACATCTCAACttgctttgctttcatttttgtcttttttgttccactacattttatctttctaaaatttaacaaaatgaagTAAAACCAAAGTCACTTTACAGAAGTATTGATGTAGGTTTTAATCTGACCTGCTGAAAATTAGATTGTTAATCAGCCTCTTTTTGATCTGGTTTTCCACTCAATTGCATCTGTCAAACACTGAATGTGTATTTTGCAATCAAGTTTCTGACATTTTATGTGGTATCTTCAAAGTCTATTCTGGGCCAACTCATAACAAGAAATAAATGTCAAAACCAACACTGCCTTAATTGAGTTAATATAACATTACAAGtactgaattaatttttaattttgctgcTTCAACTTAAATAAGATTTTGCCAAGATTTCCATAGATGTAAACCAACTtctaattatttgatttttttgttttcccctcTAAGTAATAATGAAGAACTTGATCTTTCTTAATTGCACACCAAACTATCATAGTAAACAGCCTGTTGCTACTAACTTATTCATAGATGCAAATTAGCATTCCTAGTCAATCAATCTACTTGCTATTCCAAATAGAATTATGAGTGATTTCATAAAACAATTTCTCATCATATTTTTTAAGATCCACAAATGATCCTTTTGTTCTACTAATCTAACCAACAATTACATTATTGAATATCTGGTCAATTTTAGGTTTAGTGTTCTAACTTTTGTTTAGGAAATCTCACATGATTAGGTCTCTCTCCTTGACTTGGTTCACATCTGTTGCAGGTTCAATTACGTATCCACCAAAAAATAAGTTGAAGTCCCAAACTATAGTACCTCCGAATGGGACCTTATTTGAAAATTAGGTATTTGCAAATGTAATCAGGGTAAGATGGAAtcctaaaaagaagaaaaattggacaaaaaaatacacagagaaaatggCCATATGAGATGGAAGCAAAAATTAGAGTTATATTGCTACAAGGCAAGAACACCTAGGTCTACCAGAAGTTGGAAGAGGCAATGAAGGATCTTCTTTTTGAGGCTTCAGAGGGAGCATaatcctgccaacaccttgacttaGGGGTTTTAAGCCTCTAAAACTAGAGTACATTCCTGTTGTTTTAACCTTGTTTTTGATACTTtcttatggcagccctaggaaaacaatagaacattTCATAAGCCCATGTTTCTGACTCCCACTTGACATGATGTACTTCTGACTCTCTCAATCTCTAATACTAGTTTCCTTATTTCTGACTCAGGCTTGACATTTAGTTTCATACAATATTTGACCAATTTCTGCAATTATAAAACCAGAGGGATTTGCTGAAAGACCTCTACCTGATGACTTGTATTTAATTTTACCAAAAACAAATTTGTTGAGTGGCatgtaatttcatttataattatgATGACTTTGAAAGATATGATTTGGAGATAGCAGAGATATTTCAAATCAATATAGACCAAACATCTGAACTGTGGTCTACATTGCTTTGTTCTAAACTGAACAGACCAAGTAAGATGAAGTCTGAAAAATGTCCATTGGATATGGTAAGGAAATTGGTAATTTGAGTAAGAGCAATTTCAGTGGAAGGGTGGGAAACAAGTGATAAAACAGTAGGACTTCTGTGAattaagtttttttaattaaattgcagttaaaaataagtgtaaaatACCACATAGGCAAAGAGCTAtacttaaaacactaaaaagttttagaaaatcaatatacaaataacacaatagaaaaaaaattaaagaacatgAATAGAAGATGTATAGAGGAAAAATAACTGACCAATAAGCCTATAAAAGAGATCAACTTCACTTctaaaattaagattaaaaaaatatcaatgtaaaacaagcaaaaattattttaaagataatctaCCCTCCCctcaaaaatggaaatattattaAATGGATGGTCTCCTACATTACTGACAGGAGTTTAAATTGATACAATCCTTACAGAGAATTTGAAAGTAAATATGAAAGATTTCTAAAACATGCATACCATTTGCCAATAATTCTGTTTCCAAGAAacttaatttttagaaataattatttcctCAAGAAATATCTACTGAATACCTATTTATTCCAGGGACAATTTCTACATGttgagaaaacaacagaatacaaAAGGACATTGTTTCCTGTCCTTATGAATCTCACAGTCTAGTGGAAGAaactaaatagtaaaaaaaaaaaaaaaaaaacaagtgaaaataGTGTTAATTAGTGAACAGAGAATATACTTTACCTAGAGTAATAGGACCAGAATGGGTTTATAGTAGAGAGCACCAAATTGAGAAAGAATCCAAAAGAGAAAGAGTAAGAAGAAAGTGACATGTTCTGGGAATTATGAGAAATCTGCTGTGGCAAGAGGAAAGGCAAAGCAAAAAAGAAGGCATTTTTCAGATGTGCTTGAAGAAG
This genomic window contains:
- the FSCB gene encoding fibrous sheath CABYR-binding protein gives rise to the protein MEEKDESEQSISAGRQEIRKRRRPSQPMVDTSQQTEVTEKKKQLSIPQSSCPKAAFSIGNIPGSKLNYECHRVSSQLQQTWIKRKHVQDMADKSVQTEAIVEEKKGEVKLVCEAVIPEEKPAAVGVGPEFPESVQEVEVPPSRYSVQVKTDRSQQTTCTGDWTMMNFPQKEKLDKEQQTYFSESEIVVIGWPANSFSKSKEGGQKHRSSGNIFVSEHPEFQPTTSSNEEIRQQSISRTLSISPTKKESPVPLEDEKDVPVEVQPPAAEEISAEEQLPLDKITAEELPVEVQPPPAEEAPLEVQPSPTEEAPGDEAPAKVEPMPDEEPLSEEPPAEEAPVEIQPSPVEDIAEYEAHAKVEATSSEETLLKEPLTEVQPPSAEEAPIHEAPELQLSPAVESPAEEAPADTEPPPAEEAPVEEAPEVQSPPAEESPEEAAPEVQSPPAEEAPAGEPPEVQAPPVEEAPEEAAPEVQSPPAEQAPAEEAPEVQSLPAEEAPAEEAPEVQSLPAEEAPAEEPPEVQSPPAEEAPKEVAPEVQSPPAEEAPAEEAPEIQSLPAEEAPVGEAPEVQSLSAEEAPEKEAPEVQSVPAGQAPAEEATEEVQSLPTEEASAEEAPAELQSPSAEETTSEMVSVEKQPSLTGEPFITPIFLEEISAEVLLPPFEQTPADEARVENVSPVDQAPKDADILVAKLESGNLGDKPKSEEPLERDTVPKDSSDTKNEGVSFEIQGVIHIELEQGPPPQLWSDLN